The genomic interval GGTCCGAACACTTCCCACGCAGATCGGTCGGGGCATCTTCACCGACATCTGTATCGACAGTGGCTCCATCAGCCGCCGACACTGCGAGTTCACTGAAAACAAAAACGGCGAGCTGGTCGTTGCCGATTTGAATTCCAAAAATGGTGTGATGATCGACGGCAAACTGGTCAACGAAGCAGTCGTGCCGCCGGGAGCAGAAATCCGAATCGGGCTGGTGACCGTTCAAGTTGAGCCCACGGACGAACCAGTGAACCGAGAAGCCGAAGCCGCTCAATTCGGCCAACAGCATGCCGATGAGACGCAAGCCGTCAGAATGATCACCCCCCAAGACGACCGCTACGAAATTGATTAGGCGTCATCACGAATCTTAACGGTCACGACCTCGAAGCTTGGGTGAGATCGAATGGAGCCTTCAGCGACATTCGGGAGGAGGGCTGTCTGCGCAAGCCAATGATTGGCGATGGCAAGACGCTTGGCGAGGCACGCTATCGACTTGGAAAGTCGAGCGACGATTGTCGTTCGACTTTCCAAGTCGAAAACGAACGACACCATCCGCCCAAACACGAACCGTTCGCGTTGTACCGTTCGCGTTGTACCGTGCTGCAAAACGGTTACCTCCCCAGCTACACTGAGCGGCGCGACAGAAACCCGCAGAGCACCGTAGTGCCACAACCCCAAGATCTTGAACAACCAAGAACCAGGCCGCAGGAAAACGGTTCGCGTCACCCCGAGAGGCGATCGCAGCTGGACGATTCACTTCGCGGGGAATTCTGGCGAATCCCATTACCCGTAGATCTCGCGATCAGCCTGCGTCCTTATCTTTCCTCCGCTTCTTTCGTCGGCGTTGTGTGATCAGTGCGTGCATGACATCGCT from Stieleria varia carries:
- a CDS encoding FHA domain-containing protein: MNYKFTWIDKDSGQRLRSWVRTLPTQIGRGIFTDICIDSGSISRRHCEFTENKNGELVVADLNSKNGVMIDGKLVNEAVVPPGAEIRIGLVTVQVEPTDEPVNREAEAAQFGQQHADETQAVRMITPQDDRYEID